In Trichoplusia ni isolate ovarian cell line Hi5 chromosome 7, tn1, whole genome shotgun sequence, a single genomic region encodes these proteins:
- the LOC113495666 gene encoding uncharacterized protein LOC113495666 isoform X3, giving the protein MSFCRITGRSRGLPKPNYFPLLAPISPADAKRCCRITGKSYGLPSHHYIPVLLTARSSKAKCKITNVSGELGPHHYSPEINYGNRKHEILPDYRYIFPVLDGSTEAQKSLLELLLGKQVTEDKRYVYTVQERRCSLVFSAQMEAAVRDGDVRDVMLAKDSDTVLIKTKHGRSVSMDFKDFTEDVEMYEGEGPNAEVLKQREMEELEEKKKKRKRAAGLSSMKKIFEKKEKLAEVQELEEEKHRLERKAKKAKFEEVKHDVKSFSYNSFDAHHMRSKSSIITCSSEWREQMHPLIETWDSETFEKDVTDDRIAPKATKLPTPVKITPHHCEAEIYEVDRNVGEVSVPLENVPCVNPLKPMKTRPSETLLSAVKEISNERLIETADIIEKFVESDKVDLLPTIADLSEVVKNIKKGKREKVAKISGLTLDINKAKKFIPGQVVNTPQGPIFVPGQTVDTPTGPVFVPGLSVNTPAGPGLIPGHVVTNENTNEPFFLAGQVLQTSNGEEFVCGQTIKNKDDTYRFAEGQTVLSEEGLKFIPGKIINTGAEEVFVPGQTLLTPEGVQFVPGQTITENSGITFTPGQNAKINNEWQFVPGQVLHQDDELHFVPGATIATPNGLKFVPGQTVDIDGEAHFVPGITKTTSKNKLEFVPGTTVETVDGPKFIEGQIVHTNCGEKFMPGKTIVQADGNVEFSVAKSIEDITFSEGAPVGLPIDIRTCSLSEESLYVFGHMIQTSKGIEFYPGPRVPKLDGKVVPGRLVKNEANESRFVPGMMVEGIFVPGQIVFTENGEQFVPGQVVDTADGPKFVPGQVVNTKSGPKFVPGQTIHTIDGPRFVPGQIIETKAGPTFIPGQVISTEDEGSRFVPGQVVDTEEGPRFVPGRVIETDDNGVTFVPGQIVQTPEGLKFVAPDLTEGEEGLEFSVQSFVVTPEELKLLKVKTNPNDTTSTKGELTIDTNMLRQLSEAGMSIGRQVPAELPAINVVLNQTRNAEALKAFVTDFGLKDEVANQLMDVITSIIEMSAHLKTEIRENHNAGTPNETKKGKASKKRLDMQEQTGYTGGNGQTAHQEHVKNSIAAAVLAALVTAEQFEEVNNNNSKEKYQMILKSIDSILGKTIDADLVSAMFSILQTEEDKEILREEILENTSQPKVELIKIAVSSALNKHSLSEEDIIEKFGDYLSSENEVLGPAFKNISKCDTNLLHHVLGRISESISFVKSDHEVTETLQKAIVCAVQEASSKELEELFQDNNKENLKELIIQSVGLAKILGMRDVASNLLSFVNDEDSLSKIANDATSLNILKRLTVMRKLADKTPNLHTALHKLETDPGQARTDPYLRDLVRESAALMIVPEETPLMTSEDVPLNLLDPENSLAMEDFLFQRRKQKGAFLIMKKGLQAVVPREASRAVLTGEVAYTVLDENGLRHFEPLHVFSALNLSKPTAHRFSMYSCPIVDDDDEDLQSFTGYCNISNNQKITRLGGWSRRYSGVLLERENTRSRMSSLETTPSYKRYPSRSMSSSRSRSSCSRSPPKVEDVVVASADYSAVADDEVSLKAGDIVEVLDTKSAPGSKYRGRVYCYENHFFKTRGPSLDYVFSVPTYKMYYH; this is encoded by the exons ATGTCGTTTTGTAGAATCACAGGCCGCAGTAGGGGGCTGCCGAAGCCTAATTATTTTCCGCTTTTGGCCCCTATATCACCAGCGGACGCTAAACGATGCTGCAGGATCACCGGAAAGTCTTACGGGCTGCCTTCACACCACTACATTCCAGTACTACTCACCGCCCGCTCGTCGAAggcaaaatgtaaaataacaaacgTATCCGGCGAACTCGGACCGCATCATTATTCACCTGAGATTAATTATGGCAACAGAAAACACGAAATCCTTCCTGACTACAGATATATATTCCCCGTACTCGACGGGTCAACGGAAGCGCAGAAAAGTTTGTTGGAACTGTTATTAGGTAAACAAGTGACCGAAGACAAGCGTTATGTGTATACAGTGCAGGAGCGGAGGTGCAGCTTGGTGTTCTCCGCGCAAATGGAAGCGGCAGTGCGAGATGGTGACGTCAGAGACGTCATGCTGGCTAAGGATTCTGATACAGtgttaatcaaaacaaaacatggtCGTAGTGTCTCTATGGACTTCAAGGATTTTACTGAAGATGTTGAAATGTATGAAGGTGAAGGACCTAATGCTGAGGTATTGAAACAAAGGGAAATGGAGGAGCTAgaagagaaaaagaagaagagaaAGCGAGCTGCTGGATTATCTTCtatgaagaaaatatttgagaaaaagGAAAAGTTGGCAGAAGTGCAAGAGTTGgaagaagaaaaacatcgtTTAGAGCGAAAAGCGAAAAAAGCTAAATTCGAAGAGGTGAAGCATGATGTCAAATCCTTCAGCTACAATAGCTTTGATGCTCATCATATGCGATCAAAGTCTAGTATTATTACGTGCTCCAGCGAATGGCGGGAACAAATGCATCCACTTATAGAGACGTGGGACAGCGAAACGTTTGAAAAAGATGTAACTGACGACCGTATCGCACCTAAGGCAACTAAATTACCGACGCCGGTAAAAATAACTCCGCACCACTGCGAGGCGGAAATATACGAAGTCGACCGTAACGTTGGCGAAGTGTCTGTACCTTTAGAGAATGTACCGTGTGTTAACCCATTAAAACCGATGAAAACACGTCCATCTGAAACGTTATTAAGTGCTGTCAAGGAAATATCTAACGAGCGTTTAATTGAAACGGCAGACATTATCGAAAAATTTGTGGAAAGTGATAAAGTTGATTTGCTGCCAACAATAGCAGATCTCTCAGAAGTtgtgaaaaatatcaaaaaaggCAAAAGGGAAAAAGTGGCGAAAATATCGGGACTTACATTAGATATAAACAAAGCGAAAAAGTTTATTCCTGGTCAAGTTGTGAACACGCCACAAGGTCCTATATTTGTCCCAGGTCAAACCGTGGATACACCCACTGGACCTGTCTTTGTACCCGGCTTAAGTGTAAATACTCCTGCAGGACCAGGTTTAATTCCCGGACATGTCGTTACGAACGAAAATACAAATGAACCGTTTTTCCTCGCTGGCCAAGTACTACAGACATCAAATggtgaagaatttgtttgtggacaaacaattaaaaacaaggaTGATACTTACCGCTTTGCTGAAGGACAAACAGTCTTGTCCGAAGAAGGTCTTAAATTTATACCtggaaaaattataaacacagGAGCTGAAGAAGTTTTTGTGCCTGGTCAAACGCTTCTTACACCAGAGGGAGTACAATTCGTCCCTGGACAAACAATAACAGAAAATAGCGGCATTACTTTTACTCCCGGGCAAAATGCGAAGATCAACAATGAGTGGCAGTTTGTCCCTGGACAAGTTTTACATCAAGATGACGAGCTGCATTTTGTACCTGGCGCTACAATTGCCACTCCAAATGGTCTCAAGTTTGTTCCGGGTCAGACTGTGGACATTGATGGTGAAGCTCATTTTGTGCCCGGTATCACAAAAACTACcagcaaaaataaactagagTTTGTTCCTGGTACCACTGTGGAAACAGTTGACGGGCCTAAGTTTATCGAAGGACAAATCGTTCATACTAATTGTGGAGAGAAGTTCATGCCAGGAAAAACTATTGTTCAAGCTGATGGTAACGTTGAATTTTCAGTTGCTAAATCTATTGAAGATATAACGTTTAGTGAAGGCGCCCCGGTAGGACTACCAATCGATATAAGAACATGTTCACTTTCTGAAGAATCATTGTACGTATTTGGACATATGATACAAACATCGAAAGGAATTGAATTCTACCCAGGGCCAAGAGTACCGAAATTAGACGGCAAAGTTGTGCCAGGAAGACTTGTGAAAAATGAAGCCAATGAGTCTCGCTTTGTCCCCGGAATGATGGTTGAAGGTATTTTTGTGCCAGGGCAGATAGTGTTCACAGAGAATGGAGAACAATTTGTTCCGGGTCAGGTTGTAGATACAGCTGATGGACCTAAATTTGTACCTGGGCAGGTCGTAAATACAAAGTCTGGACCTAAGTTTGTTCCTGGACAAACAATTCACACAATTGATGGGCCTCGATTTGTTCCTGGTCAAATTATTGAGACTAAAGCAGGCCCGACTTTCATCCCGGGTCAAGTAATTTCAACTGAAGATGAGGGCTCAAGGTTTGTACCTGGTCAAGTGGTTGATACAGAAGAAGGACCAAGGTTTGTACCAGGTAGAGTTATTGAAACAGATGATAACGGTGTCACTTTTGTCCCAGGACAAATAGTGCAAACACCTGAAGGATTGAAATTCGTTGCTCCTGATCTAACAGAAGGTGAAGAAGGACTTGAATTTTCGGTGCAAAGCTTTGTGGTTACGCCAGAAGagttaaaactattaaaagtgAAGACAAATCCAAACGACACGACATCTACCAAGGGAGAATTAACTATTGATACAAATATGTTGCGTCAGTTATCGGAAGCTGGTATGTCCATAGGCAGACAAGTACCGGCTGAACTACCGGCGATTAATGTTGTGTTAAATCAAACAAGAAATGCTGAAGCTTTAAAGGCGTTCGTAACAGATTTTGGATTAAAAGATGAAGTAGCAAATCAATTAATGGACGTCATAACTTCTATAATAGAAATGAGTGCTcatttaaaaactgaaatacGTGAAAACCATAATGCAGGAACACCAAACGAAACCAAAAAAGGAAAAGCCAGCAAGAAACGTTTAGATATGCAAGAGCAGACTGGTTACACCGGCGGTAATGGTCAGACCGCGCATCAAGAGCATGTGAAAAACTCTATTGCTGCTGCTGTGCTAGCTGCCTTAGTCACGGCTGAACAGTTCGAGGAAGTTAACAACAACAATAGCAAGGAAAAGTATCAGATGATTTTGAAGTCTATTGATTCTATCTTAGGAAAAACTATTGACGCAGATCTTGTGTCCGCCATGTTTAGTATTCTTCAAACAGAAGAAGACAAGGAAATTCTTCGTGAAGAAATTCTTGAAAACACCTCCCAGCCGAAGGTTGAATTGATTAAAATTGCCGTCAGTAGTGCCCTGAACAAACATTCCTTATCAGAAGAAGATATCATTGAGAAATTCGGTGATTATTTGAGCAGCGAGAACGAAGTGTTGGGTCCtgcatttaaaaacatatcaaagTGTGACACAAATCTTCTGCACCATGTATTGGGTCGCATATCAGAGTCTATTTCATTCGTCAAAAGTGACCACGAAGTCACAGAAACATTACAAAAAGCTATCGTGTGTGCCGTCCAAGAGGCCAGTAGCAAGGAATTAGAAGAGCTTTTCCAAGACAATAACAAGGAAAATTTGAAAGAGTTGATTATTCAGTCTGTCGGTCTTGCAAAAATATTAGGAATGAGGGATGTCGCATCCAACTTGTTATCGTTTGTAAACGACGAAGATAGTTTATCTAAAATTGCAAATGACGCTAcaagtttgaatattttgaaaagacTGACTGTCATGCGGAAGCTTGCTGACAAAACACCAAACTTGCACACCGCGCTTCATAAATTAGAGACAGATCCAGGCCAAGCTCGCACAGATCCTTACCTAAGGGATTTGGTACGTGAGAGTGCTGCACTGATGATCGTTCCAGAGGAGACGCCCCTAATGACTTCCGAGGACGTTCCACTTAACTTATTAGACCCAGAGAACAGCCTGGCTATGGAAGACTTTTTATTCCAAAGAAGAAAACAGAAAGGGGCATTCTTAATCATGAAAAAAGGTTTGCAAGCGGTTGTGCCTCGCGAAGCCAGTCGCGCTGTGCTAACGGGAGAAGTTGCATACACAGTTCTCGATGAAAATGGACTCAGACACTTTGAACCCTTACACGTATTTTCTGCATTAAACCTTAGTAAACCAACAGCTCATCGTTTCTCTATGTACAGCTGCCCCATTGTCGACGACGACGATGAGGACTTGCAATCCTTTACAGGATACTGTAACATTAgtaataaccaaaaaataaCCAGACTCGGTGGATGGTCGCGCAGATACAGCGGGGTTTTGTTAGAAAGGGAAAATACTAGAAGTCGAATGAGTAGCTTGGAAACAACGCCAAGTTACAAACGATACCCGTCTCGATCTATGTCTAGTTCTAGATCTAGGTCTAGTTGTAGCAGGAGTCCGCCTAAG GTAGAAGACGTTGTGGTAGCATCAGCTGATTACTCAGCTGTTGCTGACGACGAAGTTTCGCTAAAAGCCGGCGATATTGTAGAGGTTCTCGACACCAAGTCAGCCCCCGGATCtaa GTACAGAGGCCGCGTATATTGTTACGAGAATCATTTCTTCAAAACCAGAGGTCCCTCTCTGGACTATGTGTTTAGCGTACCGACCTACAAAATGTACTATCATTGA